The Lasioglossum baleicum chromosome 12, iyLasBale1, whole genome shotgun sequence genome segment CTGATAGTATTTTTCATGAGCATCGGTAATTTATGAACAAATTCACCTAATATTTTCAGTTAACCACGGGGAACGTGGAGTATGGACATTCACGTTACGCGATTCCGAAGAATACACGATAAACGTGACCGTATGGGGTAGCGTGCAATTTGTAACAAAATTGTCCTCGAATTTCCATATAGGCAGCGTAGGTTTGTAACCGGTTGAAATCGTTTCGTTATTGTTTATGGATCTTTCGGATCGAAAGAATAATGTATATACAGGCCGATTCAAAAGCACTGGGCCAGAGACTTTCGAATTACAGCATTCGCTCCGAATTGTAACGCAATCAGGAAACTTTTCAATTTCTGGTATCCTTTACCCGAAAtttgaccaacatatttgtGAAATCTTTCTAACGAACAGATTAGAATGACATTGCGGCGCGATCGAGCGTCTGAGGGGAATCCTCTGGTAATGGGAATAAAATTGATCATAAAGATCTTCTGATCGTTCTTGGAGCAAATGCTGTAACGTATACACAAAGCTTTCTACTCGTGTCTGGAAATGTTATTTGAATGATTATTATTTTCTATTCAACACACAGTAGAAGTGATCAATCCGAAAGTACAGGAACGTCGTCCAGAAGATAGGAACGAGCTGTTCGTACCCTCTGTGTCCAGTCAATGTAGTCTTACGGTCAACGAGGGCAACGCGCTGGTGCAATTACACGATGCACCAACACGCTCACGATATGAATCCCTTTTGATGTGCCCAATTAAGAGCCTAACCTCAATGCGAACCctgaaaaacatttttcagaatctggAGGAGCTACGCGATCAATACGTTGACGTCTTAATCGTCGTCACATTCGTACGTTTCGATTTAGATCGATTCCACATGGTCGAATCGATGATTTCATATAAACAATCGCTGTTAgcatatattaaaaaatgtagcGGCTCTCCCGATTAACGCAAAAGAGCTCGAGGGCCTTGTACATTTTCCAAAGATAAATGCTAGGTACTTCGTTAATTCCTTGTATAATTGATAGGTTAGCGATATTCGTAACATAATTACACGAGATGGGAGAAGCATCAGATTCCGCAATTTCGAGGCTGCAGATGGATCAGATGGATCCAGTGATCAAGTGGCATCGTTGGTGCTGTGGGAGAACGAATGGATCGATAGGGCCGCATCTTGGGAGCCTGGGAAGACTGTACTTTTCCTGACAGAGGCCCGGATCGGTTACGATAATTTCAAGAAAAGAACAGTCCTATCGATAGGTCGTAACTGGGAAATAATATATATGCTTAAGCAATTACAACCAATAACGATCACGAAACCACTGTCCCATGCGTCAGAATATGTCCGAAGTTTACCGTTCATAAACTTTCAGTTAGGAAAACTCTGATCACCGAGAACCCTGATGCACCGCAAACAACGATCATCAGGAATTCCCTGCGGTGTTACGATCCGGATGTAATGTCCGGGAAGACGTTCGCGTCACCCAATCGTAAGGAAAAGAAATTATGCATATTCTATTTCCGCACCACTAAAATGAATGCTTGTCCTATTCCTTTAATTCTTTCCTGTCAGCGAATACAATTTCCACCGTGATGACGATACAGGAAATTTCGGACAGGCTGAATAAAATGCCGAAGACAGAGGACAGGCTGCAGTTCGCTGTAATCTTAAAGGCCAACGTAATGGACATAAACGTCGATAGCATGGATGCTGGAATCATATCTAGCAGATGGTCTCTCATTTGTCTATGAATAGCACAACATCTATGAATAGCATAACATGTCGCACGATTTCACTCGTCCTTTCATTTTTCGCAGCGCATTATGCAAGAAAATCGTTTTCGACCTAGACGATTCCTGTATGAACCTGGAATGTCCGTCAGGAAACGGAACACGCGCTCCCATGAACGTAATGAGCCTTAACttaaaggtaaacctaaaagACGACACGGGATACCTAATCGGCTGCAAGCTATCAGGAGATGTGGCTGAACGCGTTCTTGGCTGTACAGCTGCCGAGTTCCAGGTTactatacaatataaatatgtagatagggtatataatattttcgaaatccaccgctttgttaaacaataaataCATGGACTTTAGGCGATGATAATCCCACAACGTGAAGACTTGAAATGGAAATACGCATTGGAGAAGTGCGACATCCGGTTGCACATCCTTGGGCCAACGACCGTCTTCCCGAATGcaatttacaatattttatcaATCAACCACAACGAAGACGAAGACGGAGACACGCAGCTTCTCGACGAGTTCGCCAACACGACCGAAATCTAAATGTTTGAATATCGTTCGTTTGTTGCAACAATGATCTGACACAAAAATTTGTCGACGTTCAAACTTGTTCCTTTGAAAATTGTGTCCAATTGTATCATCGTTGCAGTATGTAAGCGATAATTCTTGTTGTAAAGTACAGCAGTATTTTATTGTCAACGATAAGTTTGATACGTTCTGTTTCTACGTGGAGTTGTTATAAAGAATCgtttttcatataaataaacCTTGCTTCAAACTCGATGCCGTTTTCGATCAGCTGATTGGTAAATACGCGGTTCATGGTTATCTATAATTATAATTGCAGCGGAATGCTTCTTACAAAACGTCATTGTTGACACGTGTGTTTTACTAAGTACATACTCgtgtatttattctttttgtacGGTTTTCGTAGTTGTAAGTTTAGAAAGAAAATATGGAAGTGGACGCTCCCGCGAAAGCAAACGCTGTCGAGGTTATAAGAGAGGCTATGAGAGAATTAAACTATGCGGAGAGGAAGGAACAACGtatgaaaatattgaataaaaatcgtgTAGCTTTGGGCAACATTCTGCTAGATTCAGCTTTCACACCGGAATTTGTTGTCGGAAAGGCGAAAGCACTTAGAAAAAAACCATTACCGACAGAGGAGTACAAACAATTACAAAATGCTCTTATTCAGGTTAATTACTTTTAAGTCTATTCTAAGTTTTTCTTAGATTCTAATGTTTATGCATGTTTCAAATAATGTGTTTTTCGTTCCATATCAGAGCGAGGAAAATGTGAACGCATTTTTGAAAGTGGACAATATCATATTTGCCTTGGTACGTGATTTCTCCAGTCATAATCCAGTTTTGCAACTATCTGCTATTAGTTGCTGTTGCAACATAGCTCTGGGAAATTGCAAAGCTTGCACGTCGTTGACCAAAAGTATCGCACCATACCTTATCACAGAATTAGAGAGCTTAAATTATCCTCTACTGGTGAGTTACacagtgttcacggaaaaagaTGATTAGAATAatgtgtttttatttttaacagGAAGTTTGCATATGGACAGTGGGTAATTTGGTAGCTGAAAGCAGCAAGGCCTTCGAAATACTTCATGCGCAGGACTGTTTAAAGTATATTACATCGCTGATATGCCATTGTGATAACACCATTTTGGCTTCTGTAGCATACACAGCTATGCAATATGTGCACACTGGTTTTCACCATATCCTGTAAGGTTTATCGCtttgtttcaatattttctagGATCGTAATTAATAGTACAAATGCTTTCAGTGAAAAACAAATGATTGAGCTGGTTAAGACGAGTACACAGAGAAGTCTCTCTTTTGAGGATCCATACTTTATTTGGCTGCTAGCTTTATTGTCATCTCATGCTGTCTGCAACacctatttatataatacagTACCTTTGGTAGTCGATTACTTACACCAGAATACTACAAACAACATCACTGCTGTAACAGAGGCACAGTTTCTTTCGTCAGCATTTTTCTACATTCGAAAGAGTTTGTGAATACAAAAATTCTGCTGGTTTTGTTTTAGGTCACAGCATGTACGAGGCTGTTAGCCAACACTGTTAGTGAAAGGTCCGGGCAATTAGCgagatttcttttagaaaatCCGAAGTACGTTGAATCGAGTTCATTGATGTTAAACAGATTACTCTCGTGTCAACACTTACATGTTAGGAAAGAAACTTTATGGTTGATAGgtaattataaacaatttttattattaaatgaaacaATCAATGTTAACGTTTTAATGggactaataaataatatttcaggCAACCTTTACAACCATGACTGCTCTGATATTAAACAAATTGTACGAGATATTATACCCAAATTGACGTCTCTCAAACAAGCAGTTCTCTCTACAACGCAACAAACTATGACACTGAATACCGATTTAACCGTTTGAGCAGGTATATCATGCTTAGCAACATATCGATCACAGCATTCACATGTATACACACAATGTGTTTCATTTATCTTGCATTCCAAAGTCTCACATAAAActctttactcctggaatactccTGGGATAATTATTTAGGCAAAAATATTGGAAACATTGAGAAATCCAAGAGAAacgaaataccctgtatatatcattaataattattgtaaatgGTAAAACACCTTTCCAAACGTTCTGTCCCCTTACTTGCATACAACGTTTcgatacaaaaatattaaaattgttactATACAATGTCGACTGTTCTCGCTAACAATTAGAACTGTATTCATCTTAATAATTCATTTTAACAGGAATAAATTGTCGTATTCCTCTGGAAGAATGATCGTCCCTCGTAACGTCTTCTATACAGGGTACTTTCACTAGATTGAAGTAAATGTGGCCCATAATGTCCGCCGTTGGATGTTTGCTCGCTTTTAAACAGCGGTACAGTGCCTCGTCGCAGGTGCAGTGCGATCTGCGGAAGGTGAGAACAAGGCTGATATGTTTTACAGTGGTCCATAAACGATATGTGATAAAGACTTCattatgtaataataattgattaataaattctatttttcaTACTTAGTATACAAGGAGTAATTGGTGAGGTTGTATCGCGTTCGTTGCGCGCGAACTTTAACAGGACAGAGATCATGGCTACGACAGCACCTGAAACAAGCGACGTCCAATTAGAGCAAAGGTCTCTGCGTTAATCGAAGCGACTATAATTAAGATGGATTTGAGCTAACCTATCGATTTCCACTTCTTGACCAAGGTCGTGGTAGCCTTCCGCTATGTCCCCTGTCCCACACCATTTGGTCCCTGGAATAACAATGCACGCTGCATCTTCCGATTCATAATTAATAGGCTGCggcttttatgcgtttatgatagAAATGAGTCTTTTGTCAACAGGAGGATTACTTGTGGTAATAATACGAtcaaaatgcataaacatctgcagtctaagtGTGGCGCGTATTTATTTTAGACAATTACCTGGAAGAATGCCTGAAAGAAGGGACAACGAGCTACTCACGACGCGCGTGCCCCTGCTCAAGCTATTGGACATCGAGGATGTCAGAACGTCCTGTTGTATCTTATCTAGTAGCTCGCACTGTTGCATAAGCTTTGTTATCTCGGGGAACGATACCTGCTGCGGAATCGTCGTCGCGGAAAGGTTCCTCAAAACCTCGTTAGCCTCTTCTTGCTCACTGAAAAGATGTCGTTTGTTTAAATCGCGATATTCCGTTGGCACTTATCATTCGTATTCAGGGATGAAAATGATCCTCAAAATTAGGGGTTGATTTAAAGGATTTTCTCTATTAAATTTCAATGATTGTAAACCGGGATATTCGAAACTGGTCAGTAGACTATTACTAACAAAAACCTTTCCGGGACTTGCAAGGAACACTCACTAAACTTCGATCAGGTCGCAGTTGTGAAGCTCGTTGTTGGTCCCGATGTCGACCACCGCGATCGTCTGATCGTGATAGTAGACCGCCGTGATATCGCCCCTGACGGGAACCCTGGGCCTTGGCGTAGTTCCTGTCAGTCCCTTGAACACGTTCTTGAAGAAAATCGGCTGCTGCGTGCTGCTGGAGCTTATCGCCACAACCAAAAACAATACCCAGCCCCGGAAGAACATCTCGACCCCTTAGAGTACCGCTACACGCAAACAACACAACACTGCGCGTCTTTCCGTTCGCGTGACCGTTTTATTCGCATTCTGATGGTTCCCGTGGGGGAGTCCTGTGTTAGATCATCTCCACAACGTTCCGGGGAAATGGTCGCAGGAAAAACTGTGTTACATCGTTGATGCGACCGCGAAATTTGTCAGACATAAGTGCAATCGATCGCGGTAGCCTCCCGGTTCCGCCCGGGAAACTTTTCCTCTGGTTCTGACTTATTTAAACACTATATAGTCAAAGTACGCGCTGCCACGAAAACTAGATCGTTTTGGACTGTCGATGCAGCGGTTTTTCTGCAGAATCTGAAAGAAGCGTTTTGACTTGCAGTTAACGATAGGAGTCCTGCCACTGTTGGGTACgtttgttttttctttctttaaatgCACCGAGTGGCTCAGCTATAAATAAACTTAAGTGTCTTCGATTTGTGATTTGTTCTATATGCGCGAAAATGACACGTGCACATACTGCTGatctgtagactgcggatcttaatgcaaaataaaaattttctaagtcGATTGTAAAGCACAGAAGACAGATAGGAATGTACTCATTCGTTTAGTAATTTGAGTAAGTCCAAAATACTGTAGTAATGTTCTTCAATTCTTCCAATGTATTCGCAGTTTTGTgtttaaaattcgcagtctacgcCATTATTTACAGTGGAGGGTTGAAGACAGCCCTCGAATTGAAGGGTTGAAACGCGTTTCAGAAAGACCGTAAAACAGTACGACTTCGTTCAAATGAAACTATAATTTCGCCTTTTAAGAATATCGATTAAATGCTTAATATCTTCCCATCGCGCGCGATTCGGAAAAGGAATAGAGTCTGTTTCTTTTACCGCCTTCTTTTCTTGATTGTTTAAGATCCGTCAGTCTTGTCGGACTCTTTCTACCATTAATTCCTCGGCCTTTTTCATAGGTGATATTCCCGTTACGTCTCAATCATTGAATAAAAATCTACATGCCCGGCGTTATGCGACTTCGGTCTACGCTAGACCATGGAACAGAAGCATCCACCGCGGATGCAAGCCACCCTTTACGGTCCCGCTGCGTTCACCGTCCCCGTGTTCACCTCAAAGTTGCACAAGACACTTATTCGGACACCGAGGGGCGGAGAACCGTTTTACATAAAAGTTTCACGGGGGATACAAGGATTGGAAGAAACATATTATCCAGCTCTACTGGCAAGACCATCACGCTACCGATCTCTGCTGCAGATCTAGGGGGTCTCCAGTCTGGAGCAGGCTATTTTTCCCAAGGCAAACTGCGCCCGAACGTTTACCCAAATTTGCAGACCGCGAACCGTACTTGGTGACAGGCTTTTCCAACTTGTATCATCGTCGATCGGTACACATGTCTCGCACTCGGAAGAAAAAACTCAGCGCACAAAAGAAACACTGGAGGATCAACAAAACTCGCCTCGCCGGAAACTGGAGTTCCTGTGAACGTTGCGGCTTGCGTATCTATAATGCACGCAAGCGCAAGCGTGTCAGGAAGCCGACCCCGTCGCCGATCGAATCCAGGATGTGTATAGCCTGCCAAGTTTAAGAAGACCCCCCGAAAGGAGCGGCCAGTCCGGATCCCCAGTGGTGGGAACGTCATGCTGGCCTCTGCCCCCTCCTCTACCGTCGCGGTAATCATTTTTAAAGTTATCAAGCTGCACGGCTCGGAAGGCTACACACCTGTGCGCGACTCTTCCCTTTACCGTCCTCTCTGCTCCCTCCCACTGCCGGCGGTTTTCATCGCGACGCGTTACGAGGTACATTTGGCAGAAAGCAGCTGCACGTACCGGGGGGACCCACATTCAGGGAGACTAGGACAAAGAAAGTAGGACGAAAACGTAAGAAATTATGCGGCTAGCGAGTGGTCTACTCGCCGGACGATCCTCGGTCATGATCTCTTCGAAAGAGAAATCCGTCGGAACGCGTCAGCTGTGTTAGAAGAATTGAGTCGGCGCGATCGATACGTCCTCGTGCGATGACCCGAGCGTATTTAACATTAGTTCTAACACCATTTTGAAAGTCCATGGTCCAAAgttaaatactttttaatggatcCATTAACAGCAACAGTTTCAATTGTGAACCAACAAGTCAGCGCCGGTAGCGGTGACTAGATTGCGCGTCTGAAATACAAGCGTAAATGTTTCTTGCATCAATTTGTTGCTATttgttggcaattgacagccACCTTTGCGACGACAATTTCAGTTAAGTCAATGTTAAAGATGGTTTTTAACGCCAGGTTTACGGGACGAGTCAAAATAGCGCGTCctatatttttcattcacgATTATTGAGTATCATTCAACAAATTTACTTCTTTGAGTATAATATTACGGAAAAggctaaaaatttgaataaatacattctcgtcatttttataaagttgTGTAAATTGGCCACTTTTacagctccgtaaacctagtgccAGTAAATTATAAATCTTGAAGTGGTCGGATGCGAAACGGTCGATTTATTATCCCGAGTTCGGGCAGAAGTTTACAAACGAAGCGGACTTAGTTTTAGCGAGTCGAACGAAACGTTTACGTACGAGGTAGATTTAGTAGAGCGTTTTTTCGAGCACACGTACTTCGTAATGAATTTTGACTGAAGTCGGCCATCGTTAAGTATATGTACATAAGTATCCTCCAGTTTGATAAAAAGCGGACAATTTACAAACTGATAATTCCGCGGCGATAATGGCGAGGACAAAGTAAAGTGGAACGGAATCACCTTATTCTCGTTAAGACTGGCTCGATTTCAAGGGTTGCTGTTCGTGAGATGACGAGGTCGTCTTCGCGGCAGCGTTCACCGGATACTGGTTTCCAATCCGAGTTGTGCTCAGCGTGATGCTAATAGGCGTAGCATTCGAAAGTTGCTGACGAACCGGGCATTGACGGTAGCCTGGAACGAGAAActcatgaatattaaaattcatttagAGGAATATTCCCGCCGATTTTTTTATCTGTCGTTAGTATACAGCCTCGTTCGATCGTCGAAGAGTAGTTCAAGTGAAGAATGAACTTTTTTTGACCTCTAGCGAAGTCAACGAGGCTAAGGTTGCACTGGAAAAGAACACAGTTCGGTGCAACATTGTTGATCGATTGCGATGAAATGCATCGTGCAGTGAATATGTAAGTGGTTCTGAGGTGTAACTATTATATACTAGGGGTGGGATTTTACTCTTTCTTCAATCATTATTGGATTAAGTAGTAAATGAATATCGCTGTTACTGTCAATGACAAAAAATTAGGTGTGGTAAGAGTATTCAACCGGCATTTAGAAATGTAAAGTAAAATAGTTTTCATACAATGCGATGCACTGCTTTCTTTTCTTGATatagattttcaaaatttaagaaaacgtttaaaaatccaCGACATAATATTCAGGTATCCGGGTATCACAAATATTGTTTACCGGCATGATGCGGGCCGGAACAGTGGCAGCAAATAGGGTTGTTCCGAGGTCGGGGGCAGAACTCGACGCTGTGCGGTTCTCCGCATCGAACGCAGCGCGGCAGGTGTCTGCAATTGGCAGCCATGTGCCAGAAGCCCTGGCAGCGATAGCATTGGAGGACTCCGTCGCCCGTTTGGAAGTTGGTAGGTTCGAGAAGATTATTCGCCATTCCTGAGCCTGGTTGCATCGGGCCACCTCCACTTCCGGTTCCTCCGCGCCACCAGCGTTCTGGAATCGCGTTGAATCGAGCGGCACCGAAGAAGTCCAGGCCCTGACGTAGCAGCAGCTCGTAATGCCCAGCGTCCAGCACCTGAGAAGCATACTTAAACAGTCGAAGCCAATGACCGGTTCGTTAATCGCCGGCAGAAGTAATAACATCATCAAGCATGCAACAGTTTTGTGGTATTCTATAGTTTGGAAAACTACGGGACGATAGTACGATATTATAATACGTTCTTAGGTTCGTAATGTTAATAGCGCCTCTACACTTTAGACTTGTTGTTACCGTCTTATCTATTTATGCTCGGCTTGTAATCGTTTCGCAGTTAGCAATGTTTTCAGACAACTTGTTAATGGAAACACGACGGTCAATGGCCATGAAATGAATGGGTTCAAAGTAGAATCAGGACGGAAAGGATGGATTCTATTTCCTTACAGTTGAACCGCATGACGTTTCTAATGGTTTTGTAATAACAGGTCTAAAGAAAGTTGCTCGTAGCAGATACTGTAATGATGTAAACACTTTCACGGATAGAGTAAGAGTTCTGTGACAGAGGTCGTTCCGAAGCGGTACCGgaagttaacccttagcactcgaatggtgactctgaggcaccactaaaaattgctgtacaattactcaaaatatcgtttacagtattaaatatatcggtatctgatcaattactaaacatttagatacTGTacaaggtattataccaatttcatatctataaaatttcaaaaatcgtagggaacggaaatattcaacgtcggaagaaatgtttaattttcgaattaaaatagcttcgCACTCGAGTGGCTACTGTGagacaccactaaaaattgtttatcactcaaattatttttcaatacattAATCAACATTTACGTACAGTAAGTCCGCGACTTACGCGGTTAATTCGTTTCAGCGCTTTCCGCGTAAGTCGAATTGTGCCCGAGTGCCACCGCTGAAAGGTTTTTAATACGATCTGATTTGTACATACATACTATATGTattcgattttatgcatttatgacaaaaacatgagtaggtgtaactaaaaatagtaaaaatctagaagagaatttaaaaatactattatattattttcaatctattaaacacattaagaaagaaaatatatttccatttgactccagtttgttgtaagtcaggtagaacatttttattttgcataaagatccgctgtctactcataaaTAGCTGAATGCCTACGCTGTACATAAGCAAACACTTATCTTCGCTTCTGTCACAAATGTACCGACAAAGCTCCCGTTCTGGCAATCAAAGAACGAATCTCACAGTTCGGAATTGATTTTCTGGTTCTGTTATAAGatccgcgtaagtcgaggactcGCTGTACTGTACGAGTGGGTCGCATCAGCATCATAAAGTGAAAAAATAGTATAGAAGAAATGTTTTCAGGTTGAAACAGCTCCGAGGGTCGAAAGGCGTACCTCGACGCGGACATATTGACGCCAGCGTTCGACGCTTCCTGCAGCGACGCCCTGCTTCGACAACGCGGAATTGATGTCCTGAAGTGGAATTGCCCAAGGCACGTCGCGTAACAGCACCGCTTGCCTGTAGCGGGAATCCTTCGCTGAGAACCGTGCTACCTGCGTAACGCGACAATCATTGTTTAATAAATCCTCGATCAGCCGTCTCAGCCGGCAGTATCAGCGGGGAAAAGAAATTCCGCaggaattctttaaatgttgCGCGGTCGAACGGGTCGTTGCGCAAAGAAAGTGTCTTGCGCAAGCGAGAGAGAAAAGCGAACCGTTCGAGGGACAACGAAAATGTTTACTACTAGCAGAATCATTTCAACATGGATACTTGTACGGGTCCTTCGAAGACACGTGCCAAATCCCCGCGTTGCAGAAGCTTCTCGGCGTCAGCTTCGCGGGCGAAAGCCGCGATCAGGCCGCAGGGTGTCTCGGAGACGTGCCAACCTGCCAACGGGTCCGAAATGCGGATCACATCTTCCAGGTTCGAACGCAGCAGTTCTCCAGCTGGTGTTTCAAATTACATTTCATTTAGCGATGACGAAAAAGTATCAGCACTTGATCTACCGGTAAGTGACAAGCTACCTCGAGTAACGCGGTCAATTCGTTTTTTTTTGGAATCGTTAAGAAAAGCCATTAGAAAGtctgaaatttttttaagtggattcaatcatttcattttttacaagtaACCAGCCACTTTTTGTGTTCGAT includes the following:
- the LOC143214435 gene encoding uncharacterized protein LOC143214435 isoform X1 codes for the protein MEVDAPAKANAVEVIREAMRELNYAERKEQRMKILNKNRVALGNILLDSAFTPEFVVGKAKALRKKPLPTEEYKQLQNALIQSEENVNAFLKVDNIIFALVRDFSSHNPVLQLSAISCCCNIALGNCKACTSLTKSIAPYLITELESLNYPLLEVCIWTVGNLVAESSKAFEILHAQDCLKYITSLICHCDNTILASVAYTAMQYVHTGFHHILEKQMIELVKTSTQRSLSFEDPYFIWLLALLSSHAVCNTYLYNTVPLVVDYLHQNTTNNITAVTEVTACTRLLANTVSERSGQLARFLLENPKYVESSSLMLNRLLSCQHLHVRKETLWLIGNYKQFLLLNETINVNVLMGLINNISGNLYNHDCSDIKQIVRDIIPKLTSLKQAVLSTTQQTMTLNTDLTV
- the LOC143214435 gene encoding transmembrane and coiled-coil domain-containing protein 6 isoform X2, with product MEVDAPAKANAVEVIREAMRELNYAERKEQRMKILNKNRVALGNILLDSAFTPEFVVGKAKALRKKPLPTEEYKQLQNALIQSEENVNAFLKVDNIIFALVRDFSSHNPVLQLSAISCCCNIALGNCKACTSLTKSIAPYLITELESLNYPLLEVCIWTVGNLVAESSKAFEILHAQDCLKYITSLICHCDNTILASVAYTAMQYVHTGFHHILEKQMIELVKTSTQRSLSFEDPYFIWLLALLSSHAVCNTYLYNTVPLVVDYLHQNTTNNITAVTEVTACTRLLANTVSERSGQLARFLLENPKYVESSSLMLNRLLSCQHLHVRKETLWLIGNLYNHDCSDIKQIVRDIIPKLTSLKQAVLSTTQQTMTLNTDLTV
- the LOC143214439 gene encoding uncharacterized protein LOC143214439 — translated: MFFRGWVLFLVVAISSSSTQQPIFFKNVFKGLTGTTPRPRVPVRGDITAVYYHDQTIAVVDIGTNNELHNCDLIEVYEQEEANEVLRNLSATTIPQQVSFPEITKLMQQCELLDKIQQDVLTSSMSNSLSRGTRVVSSSLSLLSGILPGTKWCGTGDIAEGYHDLGQEVEIDRCCRSHDLCPVKVRAQRTRYNLTNYSLYTKSHCTCDEALYRCLKASKHPTADIMGHIYFNLVKVPCIEDVTRDDHSSRGIRQFIPVKMNY
- the Hdm gene encoding meiosis specific with OB domains hold'em, whose product is MSALHRQELNSLQPGAQNALVIGIIINSFNMKTIDANRSRFNHGERGVWTFTLRDSEEYTINVTVWGSVQFVTKLSSNFHIGSVVEVINPKVQERRPEDRNELFVPSVSSQCSLTVNEGNALVQLHDAPTRSRYESLLMCPIKSLTSMRTLKNIFQNLEELRDQYVDVLIVVTFVSDIRNIITRDGRSIRFRNFEAADGSDGSSDQVASLVLWENEWIDRAASWEPGKTVLFLTEARIGYDNFKKRTVLSIVRKTLITENPDAPQTTIIRNSLRCYDPDVMSGKTFASPNPNTISTVMTIQEISDRLNKMPKTEDRLQFAVILKANVMDINVDSMDAGIISSRCALCKKIVFDLDDSCMNLECPSGNGTRAPMNVMSLNLKVNLKDDTGYLIGCKLSGDVAERVLGCTAAEFQAMIIPQREDLKWKYALEKCDIRLHILGPTTVFPNAIYNILSINHNEDEDGDTQLLDEFANTTEI
- the LOC143214437 gene encoding uncharacterized protein LOC143214437; this translates as MVHEVHRMEEESTQKDTDDTTTQVAIPQPNASDFCNDRARASGQEEFTCSLYISRAVGPQGQVQGTQAGELLRSNLEDVIRISDPLAGWHVSETPCGLIAAFAREADAEKLLQRGDLARVFEGPVQVARFSAKDSRYRQAVLLRDVPWAIPLQDINSALSKQGVAAGSVERWRQYVRVEVLDAGHYELLLRQGLDFFGAARFNAIPERWWRGGTGSGGGPMQPGSGMANNLLEPTNFQTGDGVLQCYRCQGFWHMAANCRHLPRCVRCGEPHSVEFCPRPRNNPICCHCSGPHHAGYRQCPVRQQLSNATPISITLSTTRIGNQYPVNAAAKTTSSSHEQQPLKSSQS